One window of the Kwoniella dejecticola CBS 10117 chromosome 3, complete sequence genome contains the following:
- a CDS encoding CDP-diacylglycerol-serine O-phosphatidyltransferase, producing the protein MSVTEEKKKLLQQYKNDDGHFSLVRQFRLADLITIMNGVCGTLSILSSARYLILASNVKTPPAEAISTLYFAHLLPILGFGFDALDGKVARWMGGGSMLGQEMDSLADLVSFGVAPATLAFTLGLRTPLDTLALLLFVSCGLARLARFNATVALIPSDASGKSKYFEGLPIPSSLFLTSMMALWVKNDWYVGAARGTSDVPFGRKLLWGEKGGWGEVHLAAIIFAVWGAMMVSKTLRVSSTWTEA; encoded by the exons ATGTCCGTCACcgaagagaaaaagaagcTCCTACAACAATACAAAAATGATGATGGGCATTTCTCCCTTGTCCG TCAATTCCGTCTCGCCGACTTGATTACCATCATGAACGGAGTCTGCGGGACCCTATCTATCCTCTCTTCCGCCCGATACCTAATCCTCGCTTCGAACGTCAAAACCCCTCCCGCCGAGGCCATATCAACTCTATATTTCGCCCACTTACTTCCTATCCTTGGATTCGGCTTCGACGCTCTCGACGGAAAAGTAGCTAGATGGATGGGAGGTGGATCCATGTTAGGCCAAGAGATGGATTCCCTTGCCGACTTGGTCTCCTTCGGTGTCGCTCCTGCCACTCTCGCTTTCACTTTAGGTCTTCGAACTCCCTTGGATACTTTGGCTTTACTCTTATTTGTTTCTTGTGGACTAGCAAGATTGGCAAGATTCAACGCTACGGTCGCTTTGATCCCCTCTGACGCCTCCGGTAAATCCAAATACTTCGAAGGTCTTCCAATCCCCTCGAGTCTGTTCTTGACCTCCATGATGGCTCTCTGGGTGAAGAACGACTGGTACGTAGGCGCCGCCAGAGGTACTTCCGATGTGCCCTTTGGTAGGAAATTGTTGTGGGGCGAGAAAGGCGGTTGGGGAGAAGTGCATTTGGCAGCTATCATCTTCGCAGTTTGGGGAGCGATGATGGTCAGTAAGACGTTGAGAGTGAGTTCGACTTGGACTGAAGCCTAG